The Bombus pascuorum chromosome 13, iyBomPasc1.1, whole genome shotgun sequence nucleotide sequence TAATAGGGTCATCATATACGCGTTCGTCGCTCTTTCATTGTAAAGATCTATTGATCCTTGCTTGAGATCGATTAGCCATTGTCTTTTCAATCTtgttcgatatttctttcatgCGTAATATCTGCACACATTTTCGACTATTTCAGAACAGTTATTTTGAACACTGTGTAAAACCTGAATCACCCTGTATACCTTGTGAGAAACAATGGCTTGGTAGAGGTCCTATACAGGATGTTACGACTCAAAAACATGACTATACGTGGAAGTCTATACGACAAATAGAACCTTATAAAGCagagaataatttatactGTGCACCTGCACCGTTACTTGGTAAATACAAGCAGTATTAGAAGTTGTTACATGTAAATACTAATTCAAATGTTCAATgcattatactatatactagagatatatatatgtatgtgtttcACGTTCattgtttctattcttacataaaatattttcccttTTCAATTCTTTACGTTTATCTTCTACTTGTGCCGACGGATATATTTAATACCTACATATAGATACGAGATCTAACAACTGTAGAGATCTAACAACCTTACACAACAAACTCTAACAAAATTCAAGACTCGGCTTGTACCGTAACGGTGTATCgtagcgaattaattaaaattttgatacGAAATTTGATGTTTCAGATGATACAACATATAAATTAAGCTACTATCAGCCTGGTTGTAATCTACCTGCGCTATCTTACGCCCctataagaaaatatgttaaacCAGATATTCCAATGGAAGACCATACAACGTACAAACTTAGTTATTGGCCAAATGAATCTATGAAGGTAGTAAGCATATTATCTTAGATgtgatattttgtattatcatAACAAACCAGTCTTCGCCTGGCTTTGCAAACGAAGAATAATACATGGTAAAACCAGCGATGCGCTTTCACGGAAAAACTATTGTTCAGTGTATAATGTATAcgcatttatatatattttcctaaCAATACTTTTTTCTATACTTGTATTCTTTAGGAAGAACCTTTATGgcagaaaaaagaatattcgcCACCTGTCGAACCGATGGATGGGTGCACAACTTACAAATTAAGTTATTGGCCACATTCAGAAAAAAGACGTTCACCAATCGTACTTCAGCCAACTGATAACATTCTAAATGCTGGTTGTTGCACCGAGGATAACACAACTTATCGTCTGAGTTACTTTGGCTGTGGAGGAGATAAGCGAACTCCTATTCGACAACCTAACAATATTCAGTTTTCGCCTTGTTCTCTATCTTACGATACCATTCATCGAGTATGTaagatacgaaatttaaatattttaatgtttcttaaaTTGTCTTAAAAGACGCTAAAagtcatattttatattagtcAACTAGGAatgtaaagatatttatatatttaaagatatttaagaAGAATATGCGCCAATATCTTtcagtatatgtatatgcatatgtatatataatcacGAATACGTAACATACGTATGTGTAATATTTCAGATGAGTTTCTTGGGCAACTGGTGTGTTAAACAAGACCCACCGATTATACCTTgcgataaacaatttttaggtAGAGGGCCCATACAAGAGGTAACCACGCAAAAACATGATTATACATGGAAGAATATACCATTAGAACCAGATGCTCGTCGCGCAGATAACCTTGTTCCTGCGTGTACACCTATCGAATGCACGTATTACAAATGCATtgtctattttaataaacagtaGCAATATTGgtttatttaacgatattaatattattattgtttattataatatataaatctacAAAGTTTGATCATTTGATTGATTGATTACAGGTTGTACTACTTACAGACTTTCTTATTTAGAGAACGATCTTAAATCGTTAACACCTATTCATAATTACGCACCAGTGCGTACATGCTGCTTACCAGATGTTCCAATGGAAGCAGAAACTGTCATGCAGCTGAGTTATCAGCCTGTGGAGTGTGCGGATAAAGTTGAAAAACCATGGAGTGAGAGACCTCCTTACCAACTTCCAGTCACTCCTATggaagataatactacatacaaTAAAAGGTTCTCTATCTTACTTAAATTGGTTGTCGAACCGCGATCGAAGATCGAAATGCTTTACGAACGATCGAAGATCGAAATGCTTtacgaacgatcgaacgaacagaaaaataatttagtttaaatatgtattaaaagttgtatttatgtaaattatgaCAATTTTTTCAGTTACATTCCGCCTGGTACATTGTGCCTGTAATTGTGGTATATTTGCATGCATATTTCATCAGCAAAAACATCAAGgtaaaaatttagaatattttaatagtatattatgccATTAAGTTGCATAAAAACCATAgcaattatatgtaaatatgataCGACGTGTTATGTCTCAATATACTCTGTTATGGTACTACTAATTTGGTTAAACTATCAATACAAAGTGTAAAAGCATAGGCAATTATAATCAAAGCATTCTACACTCTATTATTAGAATACAAATTACACGACAATAGGTGGAATGTTAAATTGTGCTACATCTGTTCTATACACGGCTGATACACATATACAAGAAAATTGACAGTATGCATTCTTTGAAGGACAACATCAAAGtgacttagaaaaaaaattaagctTGAATGGGGTGAGTCTGaattttctaccttttctttataaacgtatcttttttatgataaacTTACATGCACCATATGAGTAGTATGAGtagtaaaaaaaatgaattttagaaTCTAGTACAAAGATGTgaccaatattttattacatataaaatattatgttgcAGACAAGTtctaaaagtaataaatacaGACCATTAAAAGTGTGTTTACTTTATTATGCGTTCCTTATGGATcctttaacaatttttatgtcATCAACGGGTCTGTCATTCTTATCAGTTTCCACTAATCCAATCCTTTTCACTATTGTCATACCAGAATGGATTCTTCCtgttaatgaaaaagaaaaaatataaacaagaataaaaatatttttaagctcTTTGATGTTTGCAATTATTAAAGTACACTGTCAAACTGAAACACCAATACCTATAATTTCTATGATTAACTATAATTTGCATTCTCTGTTCTGTATCATTGGAAcagcaaaaatattttgaatgatCATAAATtgatcatatttttaaaacttacTTACCAAAAATTGTATGTTTTCCATCAAGCCACTGTGTTGGTgctaatgtaataaaaaactgTGATCCATTAGTATTTGGCCCTGAATTAGCCATGGAAACAACTCCAGCACCTAAAtccaatataattttttttccataaaatattaaacttgataatggtatatattcatataagttttattgaaatatcctATGACAACATCAGATTATAATTTTGTCATTCCCACAAGTTTTTATAagtcataaaaataaagatatttgtGTTAAACATACCGGTATGTTTTAAATCATCATGTATTTCATCGTCGAAACATTCTCCATAAATAGACACACCACCTTTCCCAGTTCCAGTAGGATCGCCACCtaaaacaagataaaatatcaaactttCTGTGTTAATATAAGCGGAAGTTGTTAATTCAATATGATACCTTGTATCATAAAATCTCGAATAATTCTGTGAAATTTTGTTCCATTATAATAACCACGTCGTGTAAGTTCAGCAAAATTTCTACAAGTAATTGGTACATGTTTCCAATAGAGTTCTACCACTATTTCACCCATactgtaaaaaagaaatagttgaattaaaatatcataatattgtaatatacttttttatttttacaattattattatattttgccaaattaaaaagaaaaaaggagaaataaaaatggtaattaGTATATACTTGCGTTGTTTCAAATGCTACGAACGGTGGTTGCCAGTGTTTATCAGGAATACCAGATATATTTGTGAGAGCCATATTAgcatatataatgatatttcatatagCGTTTATTCTTCCTTTAGGAGTAATCTAGTAAAAACAAATAAGGCTAAATTTTACTCCAACAGATTAAaggttattaaatttttttatttgtaattttgtagtttggggttaggttggggttaaaAATGCAAGTTTTCACGTTTCATAATTCTTGCATATTCATAATcctaataaaattaacgttttataaCCATTACTCTTCACAACTTTATAAACTCTAACAAAATGTCCCAACAagtaattatatcattttattcataatacATGTATTCATTTACAACAATTATCTAACTTACTCTATACtgttcataaattttaaacaagaaTCTATGAAAGATAATAATTACTTACCGTTGGTCGATTATTTCGATAATATATGtgaattgaaaattactttttcataaCTACTATGGATAAGCGTCCTGAATCAACTGATTTTAAACTTGAATAAAGCGTAGTACTACtagtactatatatatactatatatatacgtagtactatatatatataaacacgATGTTGTTACTCTATCGCATGAACTTAGCTTTGTATTCAGCGATATCGAGATGTGAATTAGGagcgaaatttgaaattgttcaaatcaaaaaattagaattatttaaattctgcaaatcttttaaatcattttttaatacaaatgagtatacaaacattttattcgtCACAATTGAAACTAAAGTCACTAGTTGTTTGCTTTTGAATTACAGTTTGTCTTGTGATAaacactttattttatattgccTTTCTGCAATATTGCAAGATcacgaaacaagaaaaatttataaatcctATCACTATCAGTTAAATTACTGTTCAAGTTTACAGGGCATTCTATAATGATCAaacatttatctttttttgtagagtataaaattataatatcgtaCAATATTGCAGGAAGTAAGATATGTTAATTGAAGCTGGGaggaaatttcaatatttattatgacCTGGGAACCTTTACTTCATTATCCATCATACTCATTGTATTCATTggaatttactttttttactCTGCTACAGTGGTAAAGTTGGTACATTCATATTATTGTTGTTTGAGCTCTTATCGAATGCACTAGTTATCTTTTCATTGTGTTTattctactatttttattttatttagagtGTACTGTGAAATGTCATGCAAGGGGTAAGTGacagtatttataatataataaattatatctacaGCAGACTAatcatttacaataaaaataaatttattgcagAATCAATTTGAAATAGAAAGTTCGATGtagacaaaattattaattactcaGCAATTTTTTTCATGATTTAATAACACGGATTCAATtaatacaatacatatatatgttttgAAATAACGTTACAATACATGCGTTTTATGTTCATTAATCGATAAATGCATTATGATCATTGAATTATGAAGTAATCAATAATGTTTTCACTTGCTCCCTATAATCATTATCGCTATCTATACTTCTGTTTTAGGGTATGTCTTCAAAAATTATCCAAACATGATGTTATTGGATTTAGCAATACTTCTATTTTGAATAGCATGGAACGATTTATTCAAAGAGTGTGTGAGATGGaagatacaattttaattcccAGTCGACTTCTAGATTTAACAGTAGGCGATTCACAGGATAGGATTCAGTTAGGGGACAAACGTAGTTCTATTATCAACGCTACTTTGGCTAATACGAATTTATATCACCTTTATAACGCCATTAATCAAATGAAAATCGAGATCTTATGGTCACAGGATTGTATGgataattttcaagaaacagAGGATGATTTTGTCGTGCcaacagaaaaattaaaacgtgCTAGGAGTTCGAGTAGTACGTCGATGTATAGTATGCAAAGTATCTGTACTTCCTCTAATTCAGAATCCGAtacttttattgaaaataattttggaaCGGAAAATGAGAATGATGTTAGTGCTACTGCACAGTCTTTTAAGAAGCATTTACGTGGATTACATCGTAACATACAAAAGATGACATTGGCTGCTGAATATTTGATACTAAGATATCAAAATGCTATCGATCATCAAACATGATCATTTCTTGAACGGTTGAAAGtatgttaaatatatgtattaattttatttagcgaaatatttaaacaaatatcggtactaaataaattgtacacaTTGCATACATGCGCATACATTGGTATTTAATGTactgttttttaattatatttattaaacattaaataaaagttaaaatttggTCTTGACCTCAACTATCACGTCACAATGATACAATTATGTATCATTAATAATTAGTGGTCCGATTATGTAACAGGCCTTGATGTTTCCTTgtcatatatgtacatatgtactgataatttcaaatttagctccaaatttatatatcgatattacTAAACAAAATTGAGCTAAATTCATGTTATAGGGTAGCcatgttacatatatatatatatatatgtgtgtgtatgcactttatatatgtatatatatatacatacaatatacgCATTTGGACGCATCATATGAACGGAATAAAACGATAGTAACGACATCTgtagatatttcttttttttaatatgaaaataaaataccgcCAATTCAATGTTGATCGCATGtatgttaaatttttcattcatgttgtagaaatatagaagttacttttaatttcattgtagAGAGACACgcataaaaaagaattttgaaaaagtgTCGATTTCATTTTAGCTCCTCAATGTTTTGACGTGCATGGCAATGGCGGATTTTATGTTTatcacatattttatattatcgttGACACTCAAATTATGTCCAGGTgggcaatatatttttcaatcaaaCAAATACTTTACGCTAATGACAAGCTAACAATTCAGAAACAAAacgtttattttcttcttatttaatgtttcataCTAGCATCTAACACATTTATTGCTATTCttt carries:
- the LOC132913286 gene encoding uncharacterized protein LOC132913286 isoform X2, which produces MQICTINPPECKQQQQQRQSVIEERSKIKINHDDCCNCCCCCATPQRTCYKYVQPEVPKSFAPIRNSYFEHCVKPESPCIPCEKQWLGRGPIQDVTTQKHDYTWKSIRQIEPYKAENNLYCAPAPLLDDTTYKLSYYQPGCNLPALSYAPIRKYVKPDIPMEDHTTYKLSYWPNESMKEEPLWQKKEYSPPVEPMDGCTTYKLSYWPHSEKRRSPIVLQPTDNILNAGCCTEDNTTYRLSYFGCGGDKRTPIRQPNNIQFSPCSLSYDTIHRMSFLGNWCVKQDPPIIPCDKQFLGRGPIQEVTTQKHDYTWKNIPLEPDARRADNLVPACTPIECCTTYRLSYLENDLKSLTPIHNYAPVRTCCLPDVPMEAETVMQLSYQPVECADKVEKPWSERPPYQLPVTPMEDNTTYNKSYIPPGTLCL
- the LOC132913286 gene encoding stabilizer of axonemal microtubules 1-like isoform X1 gives rise to the protein MQICTINPPECKQQQQQRQSVIEERSKIKINHDDCCNCCCCCATPQRTCYKYVQPEVPKSFAPIRHYWKSGIPMDNNTTYRLSYWECPSAPVDPILPRNWLVTGDGEISDDTTYKNSYFEHCVKPESPCIPCEKQWLGRGPIQDVTTQKHDYTWKSIRQIEPYKAENNLYCAPAPLLDDTTYKLSYYQPGCNLPALSYAPIRKYVKPDIPMEDHTTYKLSYWPNESMKEEPLWQKKEYSPPVEPMDGCTTYKLSYWPHSEKRRSPIVLQPTDNILNAGCCTEDNTTYRLSYFGCGGDKRTPIRQPNNIQFSPCSLSYDTIHRMSFLGNWCVKQDPPIIPCDKQFLGRGPIQEVTTQKHDYTWKNIPLEPDARRADNLVPACTPIECCTTYRLSYLENDLKSLTPIHNYAPVRTCCLPDVPMEAETVMQLSYQPVECADKVEKPWSERPPYQLPVTPMEDNTTYNKSYIPPGTLCL
- the LOC132913291 gene encoding peptidyl-prolyl cis-trans isomerase-like 1 isoform X1; the encoded protein is MALTNISGIPDKHWQPPFVAFETTMGEIVVELYWKHVPITCRNFAELTRRGYYNGTKFHRIIRDFMIQGGDPTGTGKGGVSIYGECFDDEIHDDLKHTGAGVVSMANSGPNTNGSQFFITLAPTQWLDGKHTIFGRIHSGMTIVKRIGLVETDKNDRPVDDIKIVKGSIRNA
- the LOC132913291 gene encoding peptidyl-prolyl cis-trans isomerase-like 1 isoform X2, with product MGEIVVELYWKHVPITCRNFAELTRRGYYNGTKFHRIIRDFMIQGGDPTGTGKGGVSIYGECFDDEIHDDLKHTGAGVVSMANSGPNTNGSQFFITLAPTQWLDGKHTIFGRIHSGMTIVKRIGLVETDKNDRPVDDIKIVKGSIRNA
- the LOC132913290 gene encoding uncharacterized protein LOC132913290 isoform X1 translates to MTWEPLLHYPSYSLYSLEFTFFTLLQWVCLQKLSKHDVIGFSNTSILNSMERFIQRVCEMEDTILIPSRLLDLTVGDSQDRIQLGDKRSSIINATLANTNLYHLYNAINQMKIEILWSQDCMDNFQETEDDFVVPTEKLKRARSSSSTSMYSMQSICTSSNSESDTFIENNFGTENENDVSATAQSFKKHLRGLHRNIQKMTLAAEYLILRYQNAIDHQT
- the LOC132913290 gene encoding uncharacterized protein LOC132913290 isoform X2, which translates into the protein MSCKGVCLQKLSKHDVIGFSNTSILNSMERFIQRVCEMEDTILIPSRLLDLTVGDSQDRIQLGDKRSSIINATLANTNLYHLYNAINQMKIEILWSQDCMDNFQETEDDFVVPTEKLKRARSSSSTSMYSMQSICTSSNSESDTFIENNFGTENENDVSATAQSFKKHLRGLHRNIQKMTLAAEYLILRYQNAIDHQT